The following proteins are encoded in a genomic region of Coffea eugenioides isolate CCC68of chromosome 6, Ceug_1.0, whole genome shotgun sequence:
- the LOC113774377 gene encoding F-box protein At5g07610-like: MLPRATFQTFSAAAKPKRPIIKHSFKPIEIFLSSPSSPISSTTHTPSKSNHPRQQEEDQNPKRPCQSSSSSSLAAFVIAHNEHLATHILLRLPPKSLLRFQSVSKQWQSIISNPTFRRLHSRRRPTTTASCSPPGMLLFPFRFPRVLDFIAFRQEEVNSMANIVSHLNTFLYGPRNILALHSCNGLLAIVFDVDNREEFVVYNPTTRESKLVPIIETERSYRALNIVFDPEKSDHYKLVYTWLDTSGIYVHRISVYSSENGVWRNTEETATDDLCYDRGVSWNGDLHWIGPWNYSACFDVSNERLRPLRYTIRTPEFEEHGDDWYFGESGGHLFYIHPNEPYGTLLDFFELESERDCLRWNVKYHVDLTPLTTLYPQMIKEEYDPTFDEPCAFYIIGFLVDDKEKKATLVISLADKIISCDFNNLTLMELADVEVDTNYGFPDNDVYRWDFAFQHVETLACL; encoded by the coding sequence ATGCTTCCCCGCGCCACCTTCCAAACTTTTTCCGCCGCCGCCAAACCCAAACGGCCGATCATCAAACACTCATTCAAACCCATAGAAATCTTTCTCTCCTCCCCTTCTTCCCCCATCTCTTCCACCACCCATACTCCCTCAAAATCGAACCATCCTCGACAACAAGAAGAAGACCAAAATCCCAAGAGGCCATGCCAGAGTTCCTCCTCTTCATCGCTTGCAGCATTTGTTATAGCCCACAATGAACATCTCGCAACTCATATTTTACTTCGTTTGCCCCCAAAATCGCTTCTTCGCTTCCAGTCTGTTTCCAAACAATGGCAATCAATCATTTCCAACCCCACTTTCCGCCGTCTCCACTCGCGGCGTCGCCCCACTACCACTGCCTCCTGCTCCCCTCCCGGGATGCTTTTGTTTCCGTTTCGTTTTCCCCGTGTTCTCGATTTCATTGCGTTCCGCCAGGAGGAGGTAAATTCAATGGCCAACATCGTTTCTCACTTGAATACTTTCCTTTACGGGCCCCGCAACATTTTAGCTTTACATTCTTGCAATGGTTTATTAGCTATAGTGTTTGATGTCGATAATCGTGAAGAATTTGTGGTTTACAATCCTACTACTCGGGAGTCTAAGCTTGTTCCAATAATTGAAACTGAACGTAGCTATAGAGCTCTGAATATTGTGTTTGATCCTGAAAAGTCTGATCACTACAAGCTTGTTTACACATGGTTAGATACCTCTGGAATTTATGTTCATAGAATCTCAGTGTATTCATCTGAAAATGGGGTTTGGAGGAATACTGAAGAGACGGCTACTGACGATTTATGTTATGATAGGGGAGTGTCATGGAATGGTGATCTTCATTGGATTGGTCCATGGAATTACAGTGCGTGCTTTGACGTCAGTAACGAGCGCCTTAGGCCACTTAGGTACACCATAAGGACGCCCGAGTTCGAGGAACATGGAGATGATTGGTATTTTGGGGAGTCAGGGGGCCATCTGTTTTATATTCATCCAAATGAGCCTTATGGAACGCTGCTTGATTTTTTCGAGTTGGAGTCGGAGAGAGACTGTCTTCGTTGGAATGTCAAGTATCATGTTGATCTTACTCCTTTGACTACTCTGTATCCACAGATGATAAAGGAGGAATATGATCCCACGTTCGACGAGCCATGTGCATTCTATATAATTGGTTTTCTTGTGGATGACAAAGAGAAGAAAGCAACGCTTGTGATATCACTTGCTGATAAAATCATTTCTTGTGATTTTAACAACTTGACTTTGATGGAGCTTGCTGATGTGGAG